One region of Polynucleobacter sp. SHI8 genomic DNA includes:
- a CDS encoding GTP-binding protein yields MNFQRDVLASKIPVTIITGFLGSGKTTLIAQLVRHPEMNRVALVINEVGEIGIDHDLVQSSTENISLLSNGCICCSVRTDMQETLRDLFAKRSVGEVFDFDRVIIETTGLADPAPVLQTLVSDTLLEAQFRFDGLVTLVDVVNFPSMVKTQKEIVKQIAIADKLFLTKSDLIEASALESIQGSIRELNTTAPMIPVTNGKVSPLELMNLGLSTTKSSSKILSFLGEESESGAYLGKFVQAHDSGIQTLSLRFNDPFTWEAFSSALDLLSNLRGPDLLRMKGIVNVSGNPVVVQGVQHIFHPPVHLKHWPSDDHDSRVVFITRNIDAQLIKNLFDTVRLLNL; encoded by the coding sequence ATGAATTTTCAGAGGGATGTACTCGCGAGCAAAATTCCAGTAACGATCATTACTGGTTTTTTGGGTAGTGGTAAAACAACTCTGATTGCACAATTAGTTCGTCACCCAGAAATGAATCGGGTGGCTCTAGTGATCAATGAGGTAGGTGAAATCGGTATTGATCACGATCTAGTACAAAGCTCAACTGAAAATATCTCGCTTTTATCGAATGGCTGTATTTGCTGCTCAGTGCGTACGGATATGCAAGAAACGCTGCGGGATTTATTTGCCAAACGCTCGGTCGGTGAAGTCTTCGATTTTGACCGTGTGATTATAGAAACCACGGGGCTTGCGGATCCAGCACCAGTTCTACAAACCTTAGTCAGTGATACTTTATTAGAAGCACAATTTCGGTTTGATGGCTTGGTGACTTTAGTCGATGTCGTCAATTTCCCCTCGATGGTGAAGACCCAAAAAGAAATCGTCAAACAAATTGCCATTGCCGATAAGCTCTTTTTAACCAAATCTGATTTAATCGAAGCTTCTGCCTTAGAGTCCATTCAGGGGAGCATTCGGGAACTCAATACCACAGCACCGATGATTCCAGTTACCAATGGCAAAGTCTCACCATTGGAACTGATGAACTTGGGTTTATCTACCACGAAGTCTTCCAGCAAGATCCTGTCCTTTTTAGGCGAAGAGTCAGAATCGGGTGCGTATTTAGGGAAGTTTGTCCAAGCACATGACTCGGGCATCCAAACTCTGTCGTTACGCTTTAACGATCCTTTTACCTGGGAGGCTTTCTCAAGTGCCCTCGATTTACTGAGTAATCTGCGAGGTCCTGATCTACTGCGCATGAAAGGCATTGTCAATGTCTCAGGCAATCCCGTCGTGGTACAAGGTGTGCAACATATCTTTCATCCGCCTGTGCATCTGAAGCATTGGCCCAGTGATGATCATGACTCTAGAGTGGTGTTTATTACGCGCAATATCGATGCGCAACTCATCAAAAACTTATTTGATACGGTGCGCTTGTTAAACCTCTGA
- a CDS encoding MATE family efflux transporter: MTFSLASIFSRLKRDVPKILDLAIPILLGQLAVITFGVMDTAMAARYSTDDLAALGMASSIFISIYVGLTGILSALNAIGGQLYGANKYPEIGEDTRQTLWLALCTSVVGIFVLLHPGPFLALGDVSPSIEAKARLYLEILAWGTPGTMIMRTYMALHNAISKPKVITKLQVIGLCLKIPLNYLFIFGGFGIPAMGGPGCALASVIVQWFWVISVTVLICTQKSYQPYGIFSKFSLPNWPRIWNILKLGAPIGFSYLIEVTSFAFMALFIARFGTSVLAGHQIIANMGTVLYMIPLSLSIATMTVIAQHLGAKETRNAEEVGWSAVIFITSVSVGLGILVWFFQDFLLDLYSPKPEARAMAHKLFIFIAIYQMADALQVTAAFILRGYRVAFWPMLIYAGSLWGVGLLGGYLMAFQHLSFVPEYFHGAAGFWTGNSISLAIAACFLLALFKYTARGIQRKGVELPL, translated from the coding sequence ATGACTTTTTCTTTAGCATCGATTTTCTCTCGTTTAAAGCGAGATGTTCCAAAAATTCTTGATCTAGCAATTCCGATTCTTTTAGGTCAGTTGGCGGTGATTACCTTTGGCGTAATGGATACGGCGATGGCCGCTCGATACTCAACCGATGATTTGGCAGCCTTGGGTATGGCTTCTTCGATCTTTATTAGTATTTATGTCGGGCTTACGGGTATTTTGTCAGCTCTGAACGCGATTGGTGGGCAACTGTATGGTGCCAATAAATACCCGGAGATCGGTGAAGATACGAGACAAACACTTTGGCTCGCCTTGTGTACTTCGGTTGTGGGTATTTTTGTGCTGCTCCATCCCGGTCCGTTTCTGGCTCTTGGTGATGTCTCTCCTAGTATTGAAGCAAAAGCCCGGCTCTATCTGGAGATTCTGGCATGGGGCACCCCTGGAACGATGATCATGCGTACCTATATGGCATTGCATAACGCGATCTCTAAACCAAAGGTCATTACCAAACTTCAAGTCATCGGTCTGTGCTTAAAGATTCCGCTCAATTATTTATTTATCTTCGGTGGTTTTGGGATTCCGGCGATGGGTGGTCCTGGTTGTGCTTTGGCTTCTGTCATCGTGCAATGGTTTTGGGTAATCTCGGTGACGGTACTGATCTGCACACAAAAAAGTTATCAACCTTATGGCATATTTTCAAAATTTAGTCTGCCAAACTGGCCTAGAATTTGGAACATCCTTAAACTCGGTGCGCCGATCGGTTTTAGTTATTTGATTGAGGTAACTTCTTTTGCTTTTATGGCACTCTTTATTGCACGATTCGGTACGAGTGTTTTAGCAGGTCATCAAATTATTGCCAATATGGGCACGGTTCTTTATATGATTCCGTTATCTTTGTCGATTGCAACGATGACGGTGATCGCCCAACATCTTGGTGCAAAAGAAACACGCAATGCTGAAGAAGTGGGTTGGTCTGCGGTGATTTTTATTACTTCTGTGAGTGTTGGTTTAGGCATTCTGGTTTGGTTCTTTCAAGACTTTTTACTTGATCTTTACTCACCAAAACCAGAAGCGCGTGCCATGGCACATAAATTATTTATCTTTATCGCTATCTATCAAATGGCAGATGCCTTGCAAGTGACCGCTGCATTTATTTTGCGGGGTTATCGTGTAGCCTTCTGGCCAATGCTCATTTATGCGGGATCTTTGTGGGGCGTGGGACTGCTTGGTGGCTATTTAATGGCCTTCCAACATCTATCCTTTGTGCCTGAATACTTCCATGGCGCGGCGGGATTTTGGACGGGTAATAGTATCAGTCTAGCCATTGCCGCCTGCTTTTTACTGGCACTCTTTAAATATACCGCCCGCGGTATTCAGCGTAAAGGTGTGGAACTGCCGCTCTAA
- a CDS encoding hybrid sensor histidine kinase/response regulator: MSNNPVDDAFDAFADEAKPKKGKVLIAEDIKTNRLILSSLLETLEIESLQAVDGKEAVEMFKADPTINFILMDVKMPVMDGIEATVVIREWEEIKKLSAIPIIAVTAFDFAEDIKRCMDAGMNDVMFKPADLKTLAKTVEKYLNIKKIDLSALQTNNSEINLRNLIENRQEEIFSQEWLTAFVLNHKKLASVLLHGAMNDMPNYFKLLREAIEEQNWIETRAVVHVLKGLLRQVGSVRLSTILNDLNGLLKSGGTMDQPAFETILKEYQLLEGQLQDWLKKNS, encoded by the coding sequence TTGTCAAACAATCCAGTTGATGATGCATTCGATGCCTTTGCAGATGAGGCAAAGCCTAAAAAAGGCAAAGTATTAATTGCTGAAGATATCAAGACCAATCGCTTGATTCTTTCATCTTTACTTGAAACACTAGAAATTGAAAGTTTACAAGCGGTTGATGGCAAAGAAGCAGTTGAGATGTTTAAAGCCGACCCCACGATTAATTTTATTTTGATGGACGTCAAGATGCCCGTTATGGATGGCATAGAGGCAACGGTGGTGATTCGTGAGTGGGAAGAGATTAAAAAGCTGAGTGCGATTCCCATTATTGCCGTGACAGCATTCGATTTTGCTGAAGATATTAAACGTTGCATGGATGCTGGCATGAATGATGTCATGTTTAAACCAGCAGACTTAAAAACCTTAGCCAAAACAGTTGAAAAATACCTGAACATCAAAAAAATTGATCTCAGTGCATTGCAAACGAATAACTCCGAAATCAATTTAAGAAATTTAATTGAAAATCGTCAGGAAGAGATATTTAGTCAAGAGTGGTTAACGGCTTTTGTTTTGAATCACAAAAAACTCGCCAGTGTTTTACTGCATGGTGCGATGAATGACATGCCCAATTATTTCAAGTTATTACGTGAAGCCATTGAAGAGCAAAATTGGATTGAAACCAGAGCAGTCGTACATGTTTTAAAAGGATTGTTACGCCAAGTAGGTTCAGTGAGGTTATCCACGATCCTCAATGATCTCAATGGGCTCTTAAAAAGTGGTGGCACGATGGATCAACCTGCGTTTGAGACTATCCTCAAAGAGTATCAATTGCTCGAAGGCCAGTTACAAGACTGGCTAAAGAAAAACTCTTAA
- a CDS encoding PD-(D/E)XK nuclease family protein, which translates to MSLIERSVLAHHGALQDVAKAIWAHAQQCGQSPIVLTSTSGPITDLRKLLETSRPTAIDPKIAFLPKILSVSDWLEKTPSLLTLPPVLSSLQRWEKVYGELAKHPKIQRQFGVIGEGGRWALTKAIVQACDFLTQANIAFAPPKPQHQDQTYEHVQAQLDAIIHQAYKNDTAYANEEGQLIFAFWKYLTRTEDSLVRERMAYQYRQQELATANPPPLVWLDMATPTKTVQTIQAEFLNAYAQHQAVLKIGINWQQSALWPECITKTTSDFDAATIAQIQTNRQKHQQPTWRIIKQPNFEKMAWAALACIEEHIQHERNDIAIVAQDRLVARRVRALLARYGDRISIKDPTGWKLATTSAAAAVQSYLQLIASSEGPSLVTFIGFLKNPMLDWQVLLAAHTQNQTIDHLDFSWWMESRLLANQVGIGWQELQSAFAQESRHDEHSQSADYRQIAQAILTQLQSFSIAWQNSQSTSQEWVDRLKEHLDSFGMIDTLTEDEAGQSYLNMLDELRELQEETLKNSAWTSLLDQWIDQASYTQKSPKKSVNISFITLSAIRFHHYSAVVFIGCDAKQLPSNKDYGSIFSRAMLKELDQDLPEAEYIQQARDLSQLLTTHAHVDLLWQEYQQAQEKNRICPWLARLQIDMPSLDKSIAIYEGDEQSQPQPQSSTPILLPGLLPNKLSPSAYKALRACPYQFYVSYVLGLRSPKALQDPSEFGQIGSALHAILHQFYQEYQQQTFSDPISQRQWMMDHLEGISKEQWKILIEQNGQLFADQQKWFKQIESLVDWQLDLEKNSFTFVESEKDVEFKLQLSSGELITIYGRVDRVDSNDNSELQVWDYKLKDGKDLKIFNKHLWDNPQILIYSKALSETHHYRHQNVKQAGWVSLREAKEAQRDFKLAVTPDILDKMENQIREDLDQVWTGIAMPANGPQQVCKYCDARGICRKGMWEA; encoded by the coding sequence ATGTCATTGATAGAAAGAAGTGTCTTAGCGCATCATGGTGCATTGCAAGATGTGGCAAAAGCAATCTGGGCGCATGCACAGCAATGTGGTCAATCACCCATTGTTTTAACATCGACTTCAGGCCCCATTACCGATCTACGAAAACTACTCGAAACATCTAGGCCGACTGCGATTGATCCGAAGATTGCCTTTTTACCCAAAATACTCAGTGTGTCTGATTGGTTGGAAAAAACACCGAGTTTGCTCACACTTCCCCCAGTCCTCAGTTCTTTGCAGCGATGGGAAAAAGTGTATGGTGAGCTTGCAAAGCATCCCAAAATTCAACGTCAGTTTGGCGTCATTGGCGAAGGTGGACGATGGGCGTTGACCAAAGCGATTGTGCAGGCATGTGATTTTTTAACACAAGCCAATATTGCCTTTGCTCCCCCAAAACCCCAGCATCAAGATCAAACCTACGAACACGTGCAAGCGCAATTAGATGCCATCATTCATCAGGCTTATAAAAATGATACGGCATATGCTAATGAAGAAGGGCAACTTATTTTTGCCTTTTGGAAATACCTCACACGTACAGAAGATTCTTTGGTGCGAGAGCGCATGGCATATCAATATCGTCAACAAGAACTTGCAACAGCAAACCCACCACCCCTCGTGTGGTTAGACATGGCAACACCAACCAAAACCGTACAGACTATTCAAGCTGAATTCTTAAATGCGTATGCTCAGCATCAAGCAGTACTTAAGATTGGGATCAATTGGCAACAAAGTGCCTTATGGCCAGAGTGCATCACAAAAACAACCAGTGACTTTGACGCCGCAACTATTGCACAAATACAAACGAATCGTCAGAAACATCAACAGCCAACATGGCGCATCATCAAACAGCCAAATTTTGAGAAGATGGCCTGGGCGGCACTTGCGTGTATAGAAGAGCACATCCAACATGAACGAAACGACATTGCTATCGTTGCCCAAGATCGATTAGTTGCAAGAAGAGTACGAGCGTTGCTGGCGCGTTATGGCGATCGCATCTCCATCAAAGACCCCACCGGTTGGAAACTCGCCACTACCAGTGCGGCAGCAGCGGTGCAGAGTTATCTGCAACTGATTGCTAGTTCTGAAGGGCCGAGTCTTGTGACCTTCATTGGTTTTTTAAAAAATCCGATGCTGGATTGGCAAGTCTTGCTTGCAGCACATACACAAAATCAAACCATCGATCATCTTGATTTTTCGTGGTGGATGGAAAGTCGACTCTTAGCGAACCAAGTCGGAATAGGGTGGCAAGAGTTACAGTCCGCTTTTGCACAAGAGAGTAGACATGATGAACATTCACAGAGTGCGGATTATCGCCAGATTGCTCAGGCAATACTCACCCAATTACAAAGTTTTAGTATTGCTTGGCAAAATTCACAATCCACTAGTCAAGAATGGGTGGATCGATTAAAGGAGCATTTAGACAGTTTTGGCATGATTGATACCTTAACCGAAGATGAAGCAGGTCAAAGTTATTTGAACATGTTGGATGAGTTACGTGAATTACAAGAAGAAACTCTAAAGAATAGCGCATGGACGAGTCTTTTAGATCAGTGGATTGATCAAGCATCCTATACCCAAAAATCCCCCAAAAAATCCGTCAATATTTCTTTTATTACCTTATCCGCGATTCGTTTTCATCATTATTCAGCCGTGGTGTTTATAGGTTGTGATGCAAAGCAGTTGCCAAGTAATAAAGATTACGGCTCCATCTTTTCAAGGGCGATGTTAAAAGAGCTTGATCAAGATTTACCAGAAGCAGAGTACATTCAACAAGCCAGAGATCTCTCGCAGTTACTCACCACCCATGCACATGTCGATTTGTTATGGCAAGAGTATCAACAAGCACAAGAAAAAAACCGCATATGTCCTTGGTTAGCAAGATTGCAAATCGACATGCCTTCTTTAGATAAATCGATTGCTATTTATGAAGGTGATGAACAAAGTCAACCCCAACCCCAATCGAGCACACCGATTCTCTTGCCAGGGCTATTACCCAACAAACTCAGTCCAAGTGCATATAAAGCCTTGCGCGCTTGCCCATATCAATTTTATGTATCGTATGTATTGGGACTAAGGTCCCCGAAAGCTTTACAAGATCCATCTGAGTTTGGGCAAATTGGGAGTGCCTTGCATGCCATCTTGCACCAGTTTTATCAAGAGTATCAACAACAAACATTTTCAGACCCAATCAGTCAGCGTCAATGGATGATGGATCATTTGGAAGGAATTTCAAAAGAGCAGTGGAAAATTCTTATCGAACAAAATGGGCAATTATTTGCAGATCAACAAAAGTGGTTCAAACAAATTGAGTCTTTAGTGGATTGGCAATTGGACCTAGAAAAGAACAGCTTTACATTTGTAGAATCAGAAAAAGACGTAGAGTTTAAGTTGCAACTGAGTAGTGGTGAATTAATTACCATTTATGGTCGGGTAGATCGTGTGGATAGCAATGATAATTCAGAGCTACAAGTTTGGGACTATAAATTGAAAGATGGTAAAGATTTAAAAATATTTAATAAGCATCTCTGGGATAATCCGCAGATCTTGATCTACAGTAAAGCTCTTTCGGAGACCCATCATTACCGCCATCAAAATGTGAAGCAGGCGGGTTGGGTCAGTTTACGAGAAGCGAAAGAAGCACAAAGAGACTTCAAGTTGGCTGTCACTCCAGACATCTTAGATAAGATGGAAAATCAAATCCGTGAGGATCTGGATCAAGTTTGGACAGGTATAGCCATGCCAGCGAATGGCCCTCAGCAGGTTTGTAAGTATTGTGATGCACGTGGCATTTGCAGAAAAGGAATGTGGGAAGCATGA
- a CDS encoding type B 50S ribosomal protein L31, whose amino-acid sequence MKPGIHPDYREVVFVDVSNNFSFKTRSTISTRETIKWEDGKEYPLSKIETSSESHPFYTGTQKIMDTAGRVEKFKQKFGSKASGKATAK is encoded by the coding sequence ATGAAACCAGGTATTCACCCAGATTACAGAGAAGTTGTGTTTGTTGATGTATCAAACAATTTCAGCTTTAAAACTCGCTCTACGATTTCTACTCGTGAAACAATCAAGTGGGAAGACGGTAAAGAGTATCCTCTTTCAAAAATTGAAACTTCTTCTGAATCACATCCCTTTTATACGGGTACCCAAAAGATTATGGATACCGCAGGTCGTGTTGAGAAGTTCAAACAAAAATTCGGCTCCAAAGCTAGTGGTAAAGCTACTGCTAAGTAA
- a CDS encoding tripartite tricarboxylate transporter substrate binding protein yields MKRLSIIFLSLGLSFSSALWAQKPAESNWPNKPIRMLLGYAPGGGSDIVARLVAKSLGDRLGQNVLVENHPGAGGTIATDLAAKASPDGYTLYFAPSAHASTAAIRPKLPYDPVNDFSWISMVTTYPIAFTVLPDSKFNNLADFIQAAKNEPGKYTYSSVGVGSAMHLVGEWTFSEAKVNVVHVPFKGGTQPFQELLGGRVDVMIDTMTLTASLLKDKRVKLLATTAPKGASPVANAQTVADLYPGVTYESWLGVSGPPNMPPAIVERLNKEIRSISNEPEFKQRLIDFGGKPYASSPMEFKARVARDIESLSKVAQRQNIRPE; encoded by the coding sequence TTGAAACGCTTATCGATTATTTTTTTAAGTTTAGGACTTAGTTTTTCATCCGCACTATGGGCACAAAAGCCCGCAGAATCTAATTGGCCGAATAAACCGATACGGATGTTGCTTGGTTATGCACCTGGTGGAGGTTCGGATATCGTAGCGCGCCTAGTGGCAAAAAGTCTTGGTGATCGCTTAGGACAAAACGTCTTGGTAGAAAATCACCCTGGTGCTGGCGGTACCATTGCTACCGATCTTGCGGCAAAAGCCAGCCCAGACGGCTATACCCTATATTTTGCACCGAGTGCTCATGCCAGTACTGCGGCCATTCGTCCCAAGCTCCCCTATGACCCCGTGAATGATTTTTCTTGGATCAGTATGGTCACCACCTATCCTATTGCGTTTACCGTATTGCCAGACTCTAAATTTAATAATTTAGCGGACTTCATTCAGGCTGCAAAAAATGAGCCAGGTAAATATACTTACTCATCCGTTGGCGTTGGATCAGCGATGCATCTCGTCGGTGAGTGGACCTTCTCAGAAGCCAAAGTCAATGTCGTGCATGTACCCTTTAAAGGTGGCACACAACCGTTTCAGGAGTTGTTAGGTGGTCGTGTAGACGTCATGATTGATACCATGACCTTGACCGCATCACTCCTCAAAGATAAACGCGTTAAGCTTTTAGCCACTACTGCACCTAAAGGTGCCAGTCCCGTTGCCAATGCGCAAACCGTAGCCGATTTGTATCCTGGAGTGACTTATGAGTCTTGGTTAGGTGTTTCTGGACCCCCGAATATGCCACCAGCGATCGTGGAGCGTTTAAATAAAGAGATTCGTTCGATTTCAAATGAACCAGAATTTAAACAACGCCTCATTGATTTTGGTGGCAAACCCTATGCCAGTTCCCCGATGGAATTTAAGGCAAGAGTTGCCAGAGATATTGAGAGCTTGTCTAAAGTAGCCCAGCGCCAAAACATCCGCCCTGAATAA
- the trxA gene encoding thioredoxin TrxA, with protein sequence MSEAIKHITDSSFETDVVQAGKPVLLDFWAEWCGPCKMIAPILEEVAKEYGDKIQIAKINVDENQEIPAKFGIRGIPTLILFKNGEIAAQKVGALAKSQLTAFLDSHL encoded by the coding sequence ATGAGCGAAGCAATTAAACATATCACAGACAGTTCATTTGAAACCGATGTCGTTCAAGCCGGTAAGCCCGTCTTATTAGACTTTTGGGCGGAATGGTGCGGCCCTTGCAAAATGATTGCCCCAATTCTGGAAGAAGTGGCAAAAGAATATGGTGACAAAATTCAAATTGCAAAAATTAATGTTGATGAAAATCAAGAGATTCCAGCAAAATTTGGGATTCGTGGTATCCCTACTTTGATCCTGTTTAAGAATGGCGAAATCGCTGCGCAAAAAGTCGGTGCTCTCGCAAAATCACAATTAACAGCATTTTTAGACTCCCATTTGTAA
- the rho gene encoding transcription termination factor Rho, protein MQLTELKILHVSQLLEMAASLEIENTQRMRKQELMFAILKNRAKNGETVFGDGVLEVLPDGFGFLRSPESSYLASPDDIYISPAQIRRFNLHTGDAVEGEVRTPKEGERYFALVKVDKVNDIAPEALKNRIMFENLTPLHPDRPMHLERDIKAEENLTGRIIDMISPIGFGQRGLIVASPKSGKTVMMQHVAHAISTNHPDAILIVLLVDERPEEVTEMQRSVRGEVVASTFDEPAVRHVQVAEMVIEKAKRLVEMKKDVIILLDSITRLARAYNTVVPSSGKVLSGGVDANALQRPKRFFGAARNIEEGGSLTIIATALIETGSRMDDLIYEEFKGTGNLEVHLERRLAERRVYPAINLNKSGTRREELLIKPDILQKVWILRKLLADMDDIEAMNFIVDKLKSTKNNAEFFDLMRRGG, encoded by the coding sequence ATGCAACTAACTGAATTAAAAATTCTGCACGTTTCTCAACTTTTAGAAATGGCCGCCTCCCTTGAAATTGAAAATACCCAAAGGATGCGTAAACAAGAACTGATGTTCGCGATTCTGAAGAATCGTGCCAAAAATGGCGAAACGGTATTTGGTGATGGTGTTTTAGAAGTGCTGCCAGATGGATTTGGTTTCTTAAGATCCCCTGAATCTTCCTATCTTGCCTCCCCTGATGATATTTATATCTCCCCTGCCCAGATTCGTCGTTTTAATCTGCATACGGGTGATGCCGTAGAAGGTGAAGTCAGAACACCAAAAGAAGGTGAACGCTACTTTGCTCTTGTCAAAGTAGATAAGGTCAATGACATCGCTCCGGAAGCACTGAAGAACCGGATCATGTTTGAAAACTTAACGCCGCTTCATCCTGATCGTCCAATGCATTTGGAGCGCGATATTAAGGCGGAAGAAAATTTAACGGGTCGTATCATCGATATGATCTCCCCAATCGGTTTTGGTCAGCGTGGCTTAATTGTTGCTTCGCCTAAATCCGGTAAGACGGTCATGATGCAACACGTCGCCCATGCAATCTCTACCAATCATCCTGACGCTATTTTGATTGTGTTACTTGTCGATGAGCGTCCTGAGGAAGTCACCGAAATGCAGCGCTCCGTGCGCGGTGAAGTGGTTGCCTCTACCTTCGATGAACCTGCTGTGCGTCACGTGCAAGTTGCTGAAATGGTGATCGAAAAAGCTAAACGTCTCGTGGAAATGAAAAAAGATGTGATTATTTTGCTTGACTCTATTACGCGTTTAGCTCGTGCCTACAATACGGTCGTACCTTCTTCCGGAAAAGTGCTCTCTGGTGGTGTGGATGCAAATGCGCTGCAACGTCCAAAACGTTTCTTTGGTGCAGCCCGTAATATCGAAGAAGGTGGATCACTCACGATTATCGCTACAGCTCTAATTGAAACTGGTAGCCGTATGGATGATTTGATCTATGAAGAATTTAAAGGTACGGGTAACTTAGAGGTGCACTTAGAGCGTCGCTTAGCGGAACGTCGTGTCTATCCTGCGATTAACCTCAATAAGTCCGGTACTCGTCGTGAAGAACTCTTGATCAAACCAGATATTTTGCAAAAAGTGTGGATTTTGCGTAAATTACTCGCCGATATGGATGACATCGAAGCGATGAACTTTATCGTTGATAAACTCAAATCGACTAAAAATAATGCGGAATTCTTCGACTTAATGCGTCGCGGAGGCTAA
- a CDS encoding VOC family protein produces the protein MTTSLPQDALQLSHMGFAVHDIQKMASYYQEVLDFKITDQGQLGAVSLVFLSRNEKEHHQIVMANGRPEQLAFNPINQISFRVPNLAYLKMFRQRALANAGTHDLVSICHGNALSIYFRDPEGNRVEIFFDTPWYCEQPLREIVDFDLSEEDIMQIAYQSASSRPGFCSREEWLAKMHLKMNPGESH, from the coding sequence ATGACCACTTCACTCCCACAGGACGCATTGCAATTAAGTCATATGGGGTTTGCAGTACATGATATACAGAAGATGGCATCCTACTATCAAGAAGTACTGGATTTTAAGATCACCGATCAAGGACAATTGGGAGCGGTTAGCCTGGTCTTTTTATCGCGTAACGAAAAAGAGCACCATCAGATTGTGATGGCCAACGGTAGACCTGAACAACTCGCCTTCAATCCGATCAATCAGATTTCGTTTCGGGTACCGAATCTGGCCTACTTAAAAATGTTTCGCCAGCGTGCCTTGGCCAATGCTGGCACACATGATTTGGTGAGTATTTGTCATGGCAATGCCTTATCGATTTATTTTCGAGACCCCGAAGGTAACCGAGTTGAAATCTTTTTTGATACCCCTTGGTATTGTGAACAACCATTACGTGAAATAGTGGACTTTGACTTATCTGAAGAAGACATCATGCAAATCGCCTATCAAAGCGCCTCGTCTAGACCAGGCTTTTGTTCAAGAGAAGAGTGGTTGGCAAAGATGCACCTCAAAATGAATCCAGGAGAATCACATTGA